A region of Nocardioides sp. JS614 DNA encodes the following proteins:
- the dapE gene encoding succinyl-diaminopimelate desuccinylase → MHRIDLTTDVVTLTERLVDIESVSRNEQAIADAVETALAAYPHLTVTRHGNTVVARTDLGRPERVVIAGHLDTVPVNDNLPARREGGLLHGLGTCDMKGGDAVILRLAATVTEPTRDVTYLLYDAEEVEAEHNGLRLLSLSHPELLAADFAILMEPSNAGVEAGCQGTLRVDVRTTGERAHSARSWRGVNAIHRAGEVLRRLEGYAARRPVIDGLEYHEGLNAVGIRGGVAGNVVPDECVVAVNYRFAPDRSEAEAEAFVREFFAGFDVTVTDSAPGALPGLDRPAAKAFVDAVGGEVNPKFGWTDVARFTGLGIPAVNYGPGDPVLAHKQEEHVPIEQIERCETRLRAWLEGR, encoded by the coding sequence ATGCACCGGATCGACCTCACGACCGACGTCGTCACGCTGACCGAGCGGCTGGTCGACATCGAGTCGGTCAGCCGCAACGAGCAGGCGATCGCGGACGCGGTCGAGACGGCGCTCGCGGCGTACCCCCACCTGACCGTCACCCGGCACGGCAACACCGTCGTCGCCCGCACCGACCTCGGCCGGCCCGAGCGGGTCGTGATCGCCGGCCACCTCGACACCGTGCCGGTCAACGACAACCTCCCCGCCCGCCGCGAGGGCGGGCTCCTGCACGGCCTCGGGACCTGCGACATGAAGGGCGGCGACGCGGTGATCCTCCGGCTCGCCGCCACCGTCACCGAGCCCACCCGCGACGTCACCTACCTGCTCTACGACGCCGAGGAGGTCGAGGCCGAGCACAACGGCTTGCGGCTGCTCTCGCTGAGCCACCCCGAGCTGCTGGCCGCCGACTTCGCGATCCTGATGGAGCCGTCCAACGCCGGCGTCGAGGCCGGCTGCCAGGGCACGCTGCGCGTCGACGTGCGCACCACCGGCGAGCGCGCCCACTCCGCGCGCAGCTGGCGCGGCGTCAACGCGATCCACCGGGCCGGCGAGGTGCTCCGCCGCCTCGAGGGGTACGCCGCCAGGCGGCCGGTCATCGACGGGCTGGAGTACCACGAGGGCCTGAACGCGGTGGGCATCCGCGGCGGCGTGGCCGGCAACGTGGTCCCCGACGAGTGCGTCGTCGCGGTCAACTACCGGTTCGCCCCCGACCGCTCGGAGGCCGAGGCCGAGGCGTTCGTCCGCGAGTTCTTCGCCGGCTTCGACGTCACCGTCACCGACTCGGCGCCCGGCGCGCTGCCCGGGCTCGACCGGCCGGCCGCGAAGGCGTTCGTCGACGCCGTCGGCGGCGAGGTCAACCCGAAGTTCGGGTGGACCGACGTGGCCAGGTTCACCGGGCTCGGCATCCCGGCGGTGAACTACGGGCCGGGCGACCCGGTGCTCGCGCACAAGCAGGAGGAGCACGTGCCGATCGAGCAGATCGAGCGTTGCGAGACCCGGCTCCGGGCCTGGCTGGAAGGACGCTGA
- a CDS encoding TIGR00730 family Rossman fold protein, with protein sequence MVRSKSKGPILQRRAQVDAVTTDQRLLDSRGSADWVHTDPWRVLRIQAEFIEGFGALAELGPAISVFGSARTPADHPAYAVGEEVGRKLVQAGFAVITGGGPGVMEAANKGASEAGGISVGLGIEVPWEAELNGWVDVGINFRYFFVRKTMFVKYSQGYIALPGGLGTLDELFEAMTLVQTQKITSFPIVLLGVAEWAGLLDWMGDSMLADGRIKQADLDSLLVTDDIDEAIAWIVAGRRDGE encoded by the coding sequence ATGGTGCGCTCGAAGTCCAAGGGCCCGATCCTGCAGCGCCGCGCCCAGGTGGACGCGGTCACCACCGACCAGCGGCTGCTCGACAGTCGTGGGTCGGCCGACTGGGTGCACACCGACCCGTGGCGGGTGCTGCGCATCCAGGCCGAGTTCATCGAGGGCTTCGGCGCCCTGGCCGAGCTCGGCCCCGCGATCTCGGTGTTCGGGTCCGCCCGCACCCCGGCCGACCACCCGGCGTACGCCGTCGGCGAGGAGGTCGGCCGCAAGCTCGTCCAGGCCGGGTTCGCGGTGATCACCGGCGGCGGGCCCGGCGTGATGGAGGCGGCCAACAAGGGCGCGAGCGAGGCGGGCGGCATCAGCGTCGGGCTCGGGATCGAGGTGCCCTGGGAGGCCGAGCTCAACGGCTGGGTCGACGTCGGCATCAACTTCCGCTACTTCTTCGTCCGCAAGACGATGTTCGTGAAGTACTCCCAGGGCTACATCGCGCTGCCCGGTGGGCTCGGCACCCTCGACGAGCTGTTCGAGGCGATGACGCTGGTGCAGACCCAGAAGATCACCTCGTTCCCCATCGTGCTGCTCGGGGTCGCGGAGTGGGCCGGGCTGCTGGACTGGATGGGCGACTCGATGCTCGCCGACGGCCGGATCAAGCAGGCCGACCTCGACTCGCTCCTGGTCACCGACGACATCGACGAGGCGATCGCGTGGATCGTCGCCGGCCGCCGGGACGGTGAGTAG
- a CDS encoding PaaX family transcriptional regulator, with the protein MQARSALFDVYGDHLRARGSEAPVAALVRLLDPVGIAAPAVRTAISRMVMQGWLEPVQLDGGRGYRTTTRADRRLDETGRRVYRRDAPAWDGHWHLAFVSPPPGRAARARLRAGLTFIGYAELADHVWVTPFERTELGSVLDRERASATTARADRFDPPPTGAWDLAALRLAYEGWLQAADDLVEQHLAAHEDPDEAAFAARFHLVHEWRKFLFTDPGLPDALLPRDWPGHAAAELFAGAAGRLKPGADRFVARCLGD; encoded by the coding sequence ATGCAGGCCCGCTCGGCGCTCTTCGACGTGTACGGCGACCACCTGCGCGCGCGCGGCAGCGAGGCCCCGGTGGCCGCGTTGGTGCGGCTCCTGGACCCGGTCGGCATCGCGGCCCCGGCCGTGCGCACGGCGATCTCCCGGATGGTGATGCAGGGCTGGCTCGAGCCGGTCCAGCTCGACGGCGGCCGCGGCTACCGCACCACCACGCGGGCGGACCGGCGTCTCGACGAGACCGGGCGTCGCGTCTACCGCCGCGACGCACCCGCCTGGGACGGCCACTGGCACCTGGCGTTCGTCAGCCCGCCGCCGGGCCGGGCCGCCCGGGCCCGGCTGCGCGCCGGGCTCACCTTCATCGGGTACGCCGAGCTCGCCGACCACGTGTGGGTCACCCCGTTCGAGCGGACCGAGCTCGGCTCGGTGCTGGACCGCGAGCGCGCCAGCGCCACGACCGCGCGGGCCGACCGCTTCGACCCCCCGCCGACCGGCGCCTGGGACCTGGCCGCCCTGCGGCTGGCCTACGAGGGGTGGCTGCAGGCCGCCGACGACCTGGTCGAACAGCACCTCGCCGCCCACGAGGACCCCGACGAGGCCGCGTTCGCGGCCCGGTTCCACCTCGTCCACGAGTGGCGCAAGTTCCTCTTCACCGACCCCGGGCTGCCCGACGCCCTGCTGCCGCGCGACTGGCCGGGCCACGCCGCGGCCGAGCTGTTCGCGGGCGCGGCCGGCCGGCTCAAGCCGGGGGCCGACCGGTTCGTGGCCCGCTGCCTGGGCGACTGA
- a CDS encoding DivIVA domain-containing protein: MWFFAVLIVLALGGIAVVAAGRGAPLAEVYDDRPDAGVPAEGPVTAEDLRRVRFPLAVRGYRMSEVDALLDRLASQLENGRGPEDERPGSPPRHGGEPHA, translated from the coding sequence ATGTGGTTCTTCGCGGTGCTGATCGTGCTGGCGCTGGGCGGGATCGCGGTCGTCGCGGCCGGACGCGGGGCCCCGCTGGCCGAGGTGTACGACGACCGCCCCGACGCCGGTGTGCCCGCGGAGGGGCCGGTGACGGCCGAGGACCTGCGGCGGGTGCGGTTCCCGCTGGCGGTCCGCGGCTACCGGATGTCGGAGGTCGACGCGCTGCTCGACCGGCTCGCCTCGCAGCTGGAGAACGGCCGCGGTCCGGAGGATGAACGTCCCGGGTCCCCGCCCCGTCATGGCGGCGAACCCCACGCGTAG
- a CDS encoding enoyl-CoA hydratase-related protein: MTEPSVLLDVTDGVGTITLNRPDAYNSLDVATKELLLETVRAVADDPAVRCVVLTGSGRAFCTGQDLKEHIELLENGGSDLLFTTVDKHYNPIVTTLAGMAKPVVAAVNGVAAGAGASLAFACDLRILADTAGFNLAFANVALSCDTGASYHLQRLVGRAKALELLYFPSTVPAADALELGLATRVVPADELAAEVGALASRLAAGPTVALGAMRQSVAYAAGHSFEESLELESAMMQKTGATADHRAAVAAFVAKQKPVFEGR, encoded by the coding sequence ATGACCGAGCCCTCCGTCCTCCTCGACGTCACCGACGGCGTCGGGACCATCACGCTCAACCGTCCGGACGCCTACAACAGCCTCGACGTGGCCACCAAGGAGCTGCTCCTCGAGACGGTGCGGGCCGTGGCCGACGACCCGGCGGTGCGCTGCGTGGTGCTGACCGGCAGCGGCAGGGCCTTCTGCACCGGCCAGGACCTCAAGGAGCACATCGAGCTGCTCGAGAACGGCGGCAGCGACCTGCTGTTCACGACCGTGGACAAGCACTACAACCCGATCGTGACCACGCTGGCCGGCATGGCCAAGCCGGTGGTCGCGGCCGTCAACGGGGTCGCGGCCGGCGCCGGGGCCAGCCTGGCGTTCGCCTGCGACCTGCGGATCCTGGCCGACACGGCCGGCTTCAACCTCGCCTTCGCCAACGTCGCGCTGTCCTGTGACACCGGCGCGAGCTACCACCTCCAGCGGCTGGTCGGCCGCGCGAAGGCGCTGGAGCTCCTCTACTTCCCGAGCACCGTCCCCGCCGCGGACGCGCTCGAGCTGGGTCTGGCCACCCGGGTGGTGCCGGCCGACGAGCTGGCCGCCGAGGTCGGTGCCCTGGCCAGCCGATTGGCCGCCGGCCCGACGGTCGCGCTGGGGGCGATGCGGCAGTCCGTCGCGTACGCCGCCGGGCACTCCTTCGAGGAGTCGCTGGAGCTCGAGAGCGCGATGATGCAGAAGACCGGCGCCACCGCCGACCACCGGGCCGCGGTCGCCGCCTTCGTCGCCAAGCAGAAGCCGGTGTTCGAGGGCCGGTGA
- a CDS encoding LLM class F420-dependent oxidoreductase, producing MRNGLVLFTSDRGITPAALGAAAEERGFDTFYVPEHTHIPVKREAAHPSTGDETLPDDRYLRTLDPWVSLATVAAVTSRIRLSTAVALPVESDPITLAKQIATLDHLSGGRVDIGAGFGWNTDELADHHVPAARRRTVLKEYVEAMRALWTQEEASYDGEFVSFGPSWAYPKPAGHIPLVIGAGGGPKTFRWIAEHADGWMTTPTQADISANIEALHKAWADVGREGRPEIRILIAFRPDPADLMAWAEAGATELIWGVPDKAPDEVLASLDRLAGRLGLT from the coding sequence ATGCGTAACGGACTCGTCCTGTTCACCTCCGACCGCGGCATCACGCCGGCCGCGCTCGGCGCCGCGGCCGAGGAGCGGGGCTTCGACACGTTCTACGTGCCCGAGCACACCCACATCCCGGTGAAGCGGGAGGCGGCCCACCCCAGCACCGGCGACGAGACGCTGCCCGACGACCGCTACCTGCGCACCCTCGACCCCTGGGTCTCACTGGCCACGGTCGCCGCGGTCACCTCGCGGATCCGGCTCTCCACCGCGGTGGCACTGCCGGTCGAGTCCGACCCGATCACGCTGGCCAAGCAGATCGCCACCCTCGACCACCTCTCCGGCGGCCGGGTCGACATCGGCGCCGGCTTCGGTTGGAACACCGACGAGCTCGCGGACCACCACGTCCCGGCCGCGCGCCGCCGTACGGTGCTGAAGGAGTACGTCGAGGCGATGCGCGCGCTGTGGACCCAGGAGGAGGCGTCCTACGACGGGGAGTTCGTCTCGTTCGGGCCGTCCTGGGCCTACCCCAAGCCGGCCGGCCACATCCCGCTGGTGATCGGCGCCGGCGGCGGGCCGAAGACGTTCCGGTGGATCGCCGAGCACGCCGACGGCTGGATGACCACGCCGACCCAGGCCGACATCTCGGCCAACATCGAGGCGCTGCACAAGGCCTGGGCCGACGTCGGCCGCGAGGGTCGGCCCGAGATCCGGATCCTGATCGCGTTCAGGCCCGACCCCGCCGACCTGATGGCCTGGGCCGAGGCCGGCGCCACCGAGCTGATCTGGGGCGTGCCCGACAAGGCCCCCGACGAGGTCCTCGCCTCGCTCGACCGCCTCGCCGGCCGCCTGGGCCTCACCTGA
- a CDS encoding leucyl aminopeptidase family protein, producing MPATPSSAPSSAPSSPALPSQVSPPEFALSAALPHAILGVEVVALPVLPGDDGGPVALGPGAAELGEQLGLDLLAYLEGDGATGAAGEILSVPVPLGTPDNAGLRCVLLAGVGAQTAADLRRAGAALARATYDRRSLATTVPAIAPDDGLEAFVVGAMLGSFGFSWRSGPPPHQPVKRVVLAGLPDPRPLAPVLDRAVAIGGAGWRSRLLATVPSNLKNPPWLADQAEQIGREAGLEVTVWDEHRLAEEGFGGLLGVGRASATPPRLIRLDYSPRKAGRRTPTVALVGKGITFDTGGLSIKPGEAMVNMKRDMTGGAVVLATMAALSAVDCPVRVVGLVVAAENAIGGDALRPGDVIRHYGGRTSEVTNTDAEGRLVLADALAYAVAEVKPDAVVDVATLTGAMKVALGQRTGGLFANDDALAATLVAAAERAGEPLWRFPLASVYEPKLSSTVADADNAPSGPGAIVAALFLQHFVGDLPWAHLDIASAGDSPDERHEWTTGPTGFGARALLAWLGTGHPLEGVGS from the coding sequence GTGCCTGCGACCCCCTCATCGGCCCCCTCATCGGCCCCGTCCTCACCGGCCCTCCCGAGCCAGGTCTCCCCACCCGAGTTCGCGCTGAGCGCGGCGCTCCCGCACGCCATCCTCGGGGTCGAGGTGGTGGCCCTACCGGTGCTCCCCGGCGACGACGGCGGCCCGGTCGCGTTGGGTCCCGGTGCGGCCGAGCTCGGCGAGCAGCTCGGGCTCGACCTGCTCGCGTACCTCGAGGGTGACGGCGCGACCGGTGCGGCCGGCGAGATCCTCTCGGTGCCCGTGCCGCTCGGTACGCCGGACAACGCGGGGCTGCGATGCGTGCTGCTCGCCGGCGTCGGCGCCCAGACGGCCGCGGACCTCCGGCGCGCCGGGGCGGCCCTCGCGCGGGCGACGTACGACCGCAGGTCGCTGGCGACCACGGTCCCGGCGATCGCCCCGGACGACGGGCTGGAGGCGTTCGTGGTCGGCGCCATGCTCGGCTCGTTCGGGTTCAGCTGGCGCTCCGGCCCGCCCCCGCACCAGCCGGTGAAGCGGGTCGTGCTCGCGGGGCTGCCTGACCCGCGGCCGCTCGCGCCGGTGCTCGACCGGGCGGTGGCCATCGGGGGCGCCGGCTGGCGCTCGCGGCTGCTGGCCACGGTGCCGTCCAACCTCAAGAACCCGCCCTGGCTCGCCGACCAGGCCGAGCAGATCGGCCGCGAGGCCGGCCTCGAGGTCACCGTGTGGGACGAGCACCGGCTCGCGGAGGAGGGATTCGGCGGCCTGCTCGGCGTCGGCCGGGCCTCGGCGACGCCGCCCCGCCTGATCCGCCTCGACTACAGCCCGCGCAAGGCGGGCCGCCGTACGCCCACCGTCGCGCTGGTCGGCAAGGGCATCACCTTCGACACCGGCGGCCTGTCGATCAAGCCGGGCGAGGCGATGGTGAACATGAAGCGCGACATGACCGGCGGCGCCGTCGTGCTCGCGACGATGGCCGCGCTGAGCGCCGTCGACTGCCCGGTGCGGGTGGTCGGCCTGGTCGTCGCCGCGGAGAACGCCATCGGCGGCGACGCGCTGCGGCCCGGCGACGTGATCCGTCACTACGGCGGCCGCACCAGCGAGGTCACCAACACCGACGCCGAGGGGCGGCTGGTGCTCGCCGACGCTCTCGCGTACGCCGTCGCCGAGGTGAAGCCGGACGCCGTGGTCGATGTCGCGACGCTGACTGGCGCCATGAAGGTCGCCCTCGGCCAGCGGACCGGCGGCCTGTTCGCCAACGACGACGCGCTGGCCGCGACCCTGGTCGCCGCCGCGGAGCGGGCCGGCGAGCCGCTGTGGCGGTTCCCGCTGGCGAGCGTCTACGAGCCCAAGCTCTCCTCCACCGTGGCCGACGCCGACAACGCCCCCAGCGGGCCCGGCGCGATCGTGGCCGCCCTGTTCCTGCAGCACTTCGTCGGCGACCTGCCCTGGGCGCACCTGGACATCGCGTCGGCCGGCGACTCCCCGGACGAGCGGCACGAGTGGACCACCGGGCCGACCGGCTTCGGCGCCCGCGCCCTGCTCGCCTGGCTCGGCACCGGGCACCCCCTCGAAGGAGTCGGATCATGA
- a CDS encoding DUF3117 domain-containing protein — protein sequence MAAMKPRTGDGPLEVTKEGRGIVMRVPLEGGGRLVVELNAEEAGALGDALKDVVG from the coding sequence ATGGCGGCGATGAAGCCGCGGACAGGCGACGGTCCGCTGGAGGTCACCAAGGAAGGGCGCGGCATCGTGATGCGCGTCCCGCTCGAGGGCGGTGGCCGCCTCGTAGTCGAGCTGAACGCCGAGGAAGCAGGCGCTCTCGGGGATGCCCTCAAGGACGTCGTCGGCTGA
- a CDS encoding M14 family zinc carboxypeptidase, translated as MRLGTLLATALTVTLATGLLAGVPTASYAVRAPDDRPAVKEVRVIGHSVRGRPIKAFRLGERGRPKALLISTMHGNEGHPRQILATLRDGRPIHGLNLWVLPIYNPDGLARHTRKNAHGVDLNRNFPYRWADLDGSYESGPRPGSEPETRAVMKFLKQIKPRWIVSFHQPLHGVDTDTKNARFSRRVADKLNLPRKSFTCGGVCHGTMTGWYNHQFRGSALTVEYGAHPSTRLMRRIAPKQVLSIWGARRG; from the coding sequence ATGCGTCTCGGGACCCTGCTCGCCACCGCCCTCACCGTCACCCTCGCCACCGGGCTGCTCGCCGGCGTGCCGACGGCGTCGTACGCCGTGCGCGCCCCCGACGACCGGCCGGCCGTCAAGGAGGTCCGGGTGATCGGGCACTCCGTGCGGGGCCGGCCGATCAAGGCCTTCCGGCTCGGGGAGCGCGGCCGGCCGAAGGCGCTGCTGATCTCCACCATGCACGGCAACGAGGGCCACCCCCGGCAGATCCTCGCCACGCTGCGCGACGGCCGGCCGATCCACGGGCTCAACCTGTGGGTGCTGCCGATCTACAACCCCGACGGGCTCGCGCGGCACACCCGCAAGAACGCCCACGGCGTCGACCTCAACCGCAACTTCCCCTACCGCTGGGCCGACCTCGACGGCAGCTACGAGTCCGGGCCGCGGCCCGGCTCCGAGCCGGAGACCCGAGCGGTGATGAAGTTCCTGAAGCAGATCAAGCCGCGCTGGATCGTCAGCTTCCACCAGCCGCTGCACGGCGTCGACACCGACACCAAGAACGCGCGGTTCTCCCGGCGGGTCGCCGACAAGCTGAACCTGCCGCGCAAGTCCTTCACCTGCGGCGGCGTCTGCCACGGCACGATGACCGGCTGGTACAACCACCAGTTCCGGGGCTCGGCGCTGACCGTCGAGTACGGCGCGCACCCGTCCACGCGGCTGATGCGCAGGATCGCGCCGAAGCAGGTGCTCTCCATCTGGGGTGCCCGGCGGGGTTGA
- the ileS gene encoding isoleucine--tRNA ligase, which produces MTYPKNDSGSVPSSPRFPEIEERILAFWEQDGTFQASIDQRDAGENGANEFVFYDGPPFANGLPHYGHLLTGYVKDLIPRYQTMRGRRVERRFGWDTHGLPAELEAMRLNGIKTTDEILELGIEKFNEACRASVMKYTGEWREYVTRQARWVDFDNDYRTMNPDYMESVIWAFKQLFEKGWVYEGFRVLPYCWNDETPLSNHELRMDDDVYQTRQDPAVTVGYDITTEGPFQGTKLLIWTTTPWTLPSNLAVMVGDDIEYVVVAVDGPEKTERYLLAAARLAAYSRELGESPEVVWRGPGADLVGLTYDPPFSYYRGHPKAFRVVAAEFVTTTDGTGLVHTAGAFGEDDKVVTDREGIEAVMPVGKDGRFTFPVTDYEGLQVFDANLPIIEHLRDGGGSVTPGTVLLRRETYDHSYPHCWRCREPLIYKGVSSWFVEVTAFKQRMMELNQQINWVPEHIKDGQFGKWLENARDWSITRNRFWGSPVPVWKSDDPAYPRIDVYGSFEELERDFGTLPRNQAGEPDLHRPYVDDLVRPNPDDPTGKSTMRRVADVLDVWFDSGSMSFAQNHVPFENADWFAHHFPADFIVEYIGQTRGWFYTLHILASAIFDKPAFENCISHGIVLGSDGNKMSKSLRNYPDVREVFDRDGADAMRWFLMSSPILRGGNLIVTEQGIRDSVRQVLIPLWNSWYFFQLYANAAEGGQGHDAVARTDSEHPMDRYILAKLHDFVAEMTEALDGYAVADACDATRSFLDVLTNWYIRRSRDRFWEGDADSFDTLYTVLETVCRAAAPLMPLATEEVWRGLTGGRSVHLADWPLAESLPVDPKLVSAMDQVREVCSATSALRKAGSLRNRLPLSTLTVVVDDPAALAGFEAIVRDEVNVKEVRLLATESPEASSYGVEQRLTVNARAAGPRLGKDVQAAIKGSKSGDWSVADDGTVTSGGLVLAEGEYTLETVAGSADGGSATGVLRSGGFVVLDTTVTPELAAEGLARDLVRAVQQARKDAGLDVSDRIALTIGGSDEVQDAARTHEQLITAETLATSYDVVAADGPEPTITVAKA; this is translated from the coding sequence ATGACCTACCCGAAGAACGACTCCGGCAGCGTGCCCTCGAGCCCCCGCTTCCCGGAGATCGAGGAGCGCATCCTCGCGTTCTGGGAGCAGGACGGCACGTTCCAGGCCAGCATCGACCAGCGCGACGCCGGCGAGAACGGCGCCAACGAGTTCGTCTTCTACGACGGCCCCCCGTTCGCCAACGGCCTGCCGCACTACGGCCACCTGCTCACCGGCTACGTCAAGGATCTGATCCCGCGCTACCAGACGATGCGCGGCCGCCGGGTCGAGCGGCGCTTCGGCTGGGACACCCACGGCCTGCCGGCCGAGCTCGAGGCGATGCGGCTCAACGGCATCAAGACCACCGACGAGATCCTCGAGCTGGGCATCGAGAAGTTCAACGAGGCGTGCCGCGCCTCGGTGATGAAGTACACCGGCGAGTGGCGCGAGTACGTCACCCGCCAGGCCCGCTGGGTCGACTTCGACAACGACTACCGCACGATGAACCCCGACTACATGGAGTCGGTGATCTGGGCGTTCAAGCAGCTCTTCGAGAAGGGCTGGGTCTACGAGGGCTTCCGGGTGCTGCCCTACTGCTGGAACGACGAGACCCCGCTGTCCAACCACGAGCTGCGGATGGACGACGACGTCTACCAGACGCGGCAGGACCCCGCGGTCACCGTCGGCTACGACATCACCACCGAGGGCCCGTTCCAGGGCACCAAGCTGCTGATCTGGACGACGACCCCGTGGACGCTGCCGAGCAACCTCGCGGTGATGGTCGGCGACGACATCGAGTACGTCGTCGTGGCGGTGGACGGCCCGGAGAAGACGGAGCGCTACCTGCTCGCCGCGGCCCGGCTGGCGGCGTACTCCCGCGAGCTCGGGGAGTCGCCGGAGGTCGTGTGGCGGGGGCCGGGCGCGGACCTGGTCGGGCTGACCTACGACCCGCCGTTCTCCTACTACCGCGGGCACCCGAAGGCGTTCCGGGTCGTCGCGGCGGAGTTCGTGACCACCACGGACGGCACCGGGCTGGTGCACACCGCCGGCGCCTTCGGCGAGGACGACAAGGTCGTCACCGACCGCGAGGGCATCGAGGCGGTGATGCCGGTCGGCAAGGACGGCCGCTTCACGTTCCCGGTCACCGACTACGAGGGCCTGCAGGTCTTCGACGCGAACCTGCCGATCATCGAGCACCTCCGCGACGGCGGCGGCTCGGTGACGCCCGGCACCGTGCTGCTGCGGCGCGAGACCTACGACCACAGCTACCCGCACTGCTGGCGCTGCCGCGAACCCCTGATCTACAAGGGCGTCTCGTCGTGGTTCGTCGAGGTGACCGCGTTCAAGCAGCGGATGATGGAGCTCAACCAGCAGATCAACTGGGTGCCCGAGCACATCAAGGACGGCCAGTTCGGCAAGTGGCTGGAGAACGCCCGCGACTGGTCGATCACCCGCAACCGGTTCTGGGGCAGCCCGGTGCCGGTGTGGAAGAGCGATGACCCGGCGTACCCCCGCATCGACGTCTACGGCTCCTTCGAGGAGCTCGAGCGCGACTTCGGCACGCTGCCGCGCAACCAGGCCGGCGAGCCGGACCTGCACCGGCCCTACGTCGACGACCTGGTCCGCCCGAACCCCGACGACCCAACGGGAAAGTCGACGATGCGCCGGGTCGCCGACGTGCTCGACGTGTGGTTCGACTCGGGCTCGATGAGCTTCGCGCAGAACCACGTGCCGTTCGAGAACGCCGACTGGTTCGCCCACCACTTCCCGGCCGACTTCATCGTCGAGTACATCGGCCAGACCCGCGGCTGGTTCTACACCCTGCACATCCTGGCGTCGGCGATCTTCGACAAGCCGGCGTTCGAGAACTGCATCAGCCACGGCATCGTGCTCGGCTCGGACGGCAACAAGATGTCGAAGTCGCTGCGCAACTACCCCGACGTGCGCGAGGTCTTCGACCGCGACGGCGCGGACGCGATGCGCTGGTTCCTGATGTCCTCGCCGATCCTGCGCGGCGGCAACCTGATCGTCACCGAGCAGGGCATCCGCGACTCGGTGCGACAGGTGCTGATCCCGCTGTGGAACAGCTGGTACTTCTTCCAGCTCTACGCGAACGCGGCCGAGGGTGGGCAGGGCCACGACGCCGTCGCGCGCACCGACTCCGAGCACCCGATGGACCGCTACATCCTCGCGAAGCTGCACGACTTCGTCGCCGAGATGACCGAGGCGCTCGACGGGTACGCCGTCGCCGACGCGTGCGACGCCACCCGGTCCTTCCTCGACGTGCTCACGAACTGGTACATCCGCCGCTCGCGGGACCGGTTCTGGGAGGGCGACGCGGACAGCTTCGACACGCTCTACACGGTGCTCGAGACGGTCTGCCGCGCCGCCGCGCCGCTGATGCCGCTGGCGACCGAGGAGGTCTGGCGCGGGCTGACCGGCGGCCGCTCGGTGCACCTGGCGGACTGGCCGCTGGCCGAGTCGCTGCCGGTCGACCCCAAGCTGGTGTCCGCGATGGACCAGGTCCGGGAGGTCTGCTCGGCCACGTCGGCGCTGCGGAAGGCCGGCAGCCTGCGCAACCGGCTGCCGCTGTCGACCCTGACCGTGGTCGTCGACGACCCGGCCGCGCTGGCCGGGTTCGAGGCGATCGTCCGCGACGAGGTCAACGTGAAGGAGGTCCGGCTGCTCGCGACCGAGTCGCCCGAGGCCTCGTCGTACGGCGTGGAGCAGCGGCTGACCGTCAACGCGCGCGCGGCCGGCCCGCGGCTCGGCAAGGACGTGCAGGCGGCCATCAAGGGCTCGAAGTCCGGCGACTGGTCGGTCGCCGACGACGGCACCGTCACCTCCGGCGGGCTGGTGCTGGCCGAGGGCGAGTACACCCTCGAGACCGTCGCCGGGTCCGCCGACGGCGGGTCCGCGACCGGCGTGCTGCGCAGCGGCGGGTTCGTGGTGCTGGACACCACGGTGACGCCCGAGCTCGCGGCCGAGGGCCTGGCCCGCGACCTGGTCCGTGCAGTCCAGCAGGCCCGCAAGGACGCGGGCCTGGACGTCTCCGACCGGATCGCGCTGACGATCGGCGGGTCGGACGAGGTGCAAGACGCCGCTCGGACGCACGAGCAGCTGATCACCGCCGAGACCCTGGCGACGTCGTACGACGTGGTCGCCGCCGACGGCCCCGAGCCCACCATCACGGTCGCGAAGGCCTAG